The genomic segment GTCGGGCTCGAGCGGACGACCGCGAGCAGCTCGGCGAGGGCCTCGGGCTCGGGGGCGCTGTCGTCGTGCAGCAGCCACACCCACCGCTCGGCGTCCTCGTCGTGCGGGGCGGGGTCGGCCCCCTGGTCGGCACGCGGGCCGGGGGCCGCAGGGTCGGCGTCGGCAGGGGCCGCGTCCGCAGGGGCCAGGGTGCCCGCGGCGACGAGCCGGTCGGCCGCCGCGAGGCCGCGCGCGACCGAGGTCCCGAAGCCGTCGCGGGCACCGCCGGTGACGACGGCGTCGAGCAGGTGGACGGGGGTGGTCCCCAGGGCGGTGTCGAGCACGACCGGCGTGCGGTCGAGCGAGCCCGCGTCGACGGCGACGACGAGGTCGGGCCGGACGGTGGAGCCGGCCAGCGCGGCCAGGGTGCGGGGCAGCCACGCGGCGCCGTCGTGGCAGACGAGCACGGCCACGACGTGCACGGACCGCCCGGCGGTGGCACCGCCGGCCGCCCCGAGGGCACCGGTCGCCGTGGACCACGCCGTCGAGCCGGAGCCGGTCGAGCCCGTCGAGCCGGTCGACCCCGTGGTGCCGGTGTCCCCGGTCCGGTCGCCCCCACGAGGGCCTGTCGCGCCGGCGGCGGACGCGCCGCCCGGAGCGTCCACGTCGACGCTCACCGCCCCGGCCGGTCCGGCAGCCGGACGGCCGAGGCGCAGCCCATCCTCAGACGACCCGCTTCTTCAGCCGGCGGCGCTCGCGCTCGGACAGCCCGCCCCAGATGCCGAACCGCTCGTCGTTGCCGAGGGCGAAGTCCAGGCACTCCGCGCGGACCTCGCAGGACACGCACACCTTCTTGGCCTCGCGCGTCGAGCCGCCCTTCTCGGGGAAGAACGCCTCGGGGTCGGTCTCGGCGCACAGGGCGCGGTCCTTCCAGCCCGGCGTCGGGGCGGCGCCGTCGCGGCGCAGCGGCAGCACGACGGCGCCGCCCTCGACGAGCACGCCCGGCGGCAGCGCGAG from the Aquipuribacter hungaricus genome contains:
- a CDS encoding glycosyltransferase family 2 protein; this encodes MSVDVDAPGGASAAGATGPRGGDRTGDTGTTGSTGSTGSTGSGSTAWSTATGALGAAGGATAGRSVHVVAVLVCHDGAAWLPRTLAALAGSTVRPDLVVAVDAGSLDRTPVVLDTALGTTPVHLLDAVVTGGARDGFGTSVARGLAAADRLVAAGTLAPADAAPADADPAAPGPRADQGADPAPHDEDAERWVWLLHDDSAPEPEALAELLAVVRSSPTLAVAGCKQRGWDDPRALVEVGATVSRGGRRLTDLGTGDIDQGQHDDRGDVLLVSTAGMLVRRSVLDHVGGFDPAIPLVGDDVDLCLRVRRAGHRVAVVPTAAVRHVAALERGERPADALHGRVARRLGAAAPRAGRGSGLESARRRHWLHAR
- a CDS encoding WhiB family transcriptional regulator, coding for MLPLRRDGAAPTPGWKDRALCAETDPEAFFPEKGGSTREAKKVCVSCEVRAECLDFALGNDERFGIWGGLSERERRRLKKRVV